A genome region from bacterium includes the following:
- a CDS encoding PDZ domain-containing protein: MRLAALCSLSLLIVVFLILALTSGALAQPAEGSYGPCCPLVKGQKAPTAQTSATGTTLTGPRYVCVTKPVLLTVNGATYGVQALEVTGSLLTPVRLLTMAGANLEWGGDRHVVLTRGARRVELMLGSHAVTIYDGTDSQMVSWPLCPRLIRGISYAPLRPLAEALGLVVAYDNGAVAITASETGGGPAVPTGSCPADRVDAALAVTVVRSPADSAFGVGAGIVEVKPGGLAESFGVQAKDVIIGCDGKPVKCPKDLDDALARLKPTGGTIQTLTVARGQEKVTLQAKAAGQ, translated from the coding sequence ATGCGTCTGGCAGCCCTCTGTAGTCTCAGCCTCCTGATCGTTGTCTTCCTCATTCTGGCGTTGACCTCAGGCGCCCTGGCCCAGCCGGCCGAGGGCAGCTACGGTCCGTGCTGCCCGCTGGTCAAGGGGCAGAAGGCCCCGACCGCGCAGACCTCGGCGACGGGCACGACACTGACCGGCCCCCGCTATGTCTGTGTGACCAAGCCCGTGCTGCTCACCGTCAACGGTGCCACCTACGGGGTCCAGGCCCTGGAAGTCACCGGGTCGCTGCTTACGCCTGTACGCCTGCTGACGATGGCCGGCGCCAACCTGGAGTGGGGCGGCGACCGGCATGTCGTGCTGACCCGCGGCGCACGTCGGGTGGAGCTGATGCTCGGCAGCCACGCGGTTACCATCTACGACGGCACGGACTCGCAGATGGTCTCCTGGCCGCTGTGCCCGCGGCTCATTCGCGGCATCAGCTATGCGCCGTTGCGGCCGCTGGCCGAGGCCCTCGGGCTGGTCGTGGCGTATGACAACGGGGCGGTGGCCATCACCGCGTCCGAGACGGGGGGTGGCCCCGCCGTTCCGACCGGATCGTGCCCCGCTGACCGTGTGGACGCGGCGTTGGCAGTGACGGTGGTGCGCTCTCCCGCCGATAGCGCCTTCGGCGTCGGCGCCGGCATCGTTGAGGTCAAGCCCGGTGGCCTGGCCGAGAGCTTCGGCGTCCAGGCGAAGGATGTCATCATCGGTTGTGACGGCAAGCCGGTCAAGTGCCCCAAGGACCTGGATGATGCCCTGGCGCGACTGAAGCCCACGGGCGGGACCATCCAGACGCTGACTGTGGCCCGAGGCCAGGAGAAGGTGACGCTGCAGGCGAAGGCGGCGGGGCAGTAG
- a CDS encoding right-handed parallel beta-helix repeat-containing protein, translated as MDAPMRLILPALLLVLAMAEAGAAGAAFHVSPQGRDNWSGKLEKPNHAQTDGPFATLARARDAIRDLKGKGSLPKGGVTVWVADGVYRQTQSLQLTAEDAGTADSPIAYRATAKTRPRLTGGCPIPTDALTPLQDEAVLQRLTSEARSHVLVADLRTLGLTDLGQFPDRYRGAPAVPELFCNDERMTLARWPNTGWTTIAKIIETGTIPRTGGTGSQGGIFEYSGEAPGRWRIADGVWLQGYWCFDWFDETIRIKSLDPQTKRIELAQPTVYGVKQGNPSPRRYRALNVLEELDSPGEYFIDRAAGRLLFCPPAKLAGARLVLSTLNAPIVELKDASYVTFRGFTIEAGLGDGVAISGGTQNALLACEVRNVRQVGVNIGSGTRHRVEACDIHDTGTGGVILAGGDRKTLTPGGHEAVNNHIWRYSIHQLTYANAFLCQGVGHRMAHNLIHDAPHQAIGVHGNDHIFEYNIVHHICTETDDCGAYYKGRNPSCRGNIVRYNFWHNIGSPMGHGNAAVYFDDGDGGDFVIGNIFFRCGDPGRGSFGSVFSHGGFDLLADNNIFLECKRPLGSAPWPYKRYMDFLKDPGYRKLLVQDVDITSETYTKRYPELVGFLDMPETRPRVSKATRNVRAMCAAVSSGSWQVPETDNWITDQDPGFVNAARGDFRLRADAPVFKHLPGFQPIPFAQMGLVKSELRPVLPVEQWTYPPPQQLPPLAATRAAATPAKTTPPPVFVVSRATAPVTVDGVIEPAEWGGAKPEAAMLLAQDVNGSPASRRSRAWLAYSADALVVAITSDINPDTKLEGNQWGTNDAVEVALQAAKGKPIYVLRGYPNGHLQFGRAPNGDEEPLTMESASIVYAAKSPQRGTWVAEFSIPWKMLEAEPTPGARFAFSLSVRKALDDLWLMWEGTRAHSYDVSRAGIIELAE; from the coding sequence ATGGACGCACCCATGCGCCTCATCCTGCCTGCGTTGCTGCTCGTGTTGGCGATGGCCGAGGCCGGCGCCGCCGGCGCTGCCTTCCATGTCTCCCCGCAGGGACGAGACAACTGGTCGGGGAAGCTCGAGAAGCCCAACCACGCGCAGACCGACGGCCCCTTCGCCACGCTGGCCCGGGCCCGAGACGCCATTCGCGACCTGAAGGGCAAGGGCAGCCTGCCCAAAGGCGGCGTCACAGTCTGGGTCGCTGATGGCGTCTATCGGCAGACACAGTCGCTCCAGCTCACCGCCGAGGACGCCGGCACCGCCGATAGCCCCATTGCCTACCGTGCCACCGCGAAGACCCGCCCACGCCTGACCGGCGGCTGCCCCATCCCCACCGACGCCCTGACGCCCCTACAGGACGAGGCGGTGCTGCAGCGGCTGACGTCGGAGGCGCGCTCCCATGTGCTCGTCGCCGACCTCAGGACGCTGGGCCTCACGGACCTCGGCCAGTTCCCGGACCGCTACCGGGGCGCCCCCGCCGTACCGGAGCTGTTCTGCAACGACGAGCGCATGACACTGGCCCGCTGGCCCAACACGGGCTGGACGACCATCGCCAAGATCATCGAGACCGGCACGATCCCTCGCACCGGTGGGACGGGCTCGCAGGGCGGCATCTTCGAGTACAGCGGCGAGGCGCCCGGCCGCTGGCGCATCGCCGACGGCGTCTGGCTGCAGGGATACTGGTGCTTCGACTGGTTCGACGAGACGATCCGCATCAAGTCCCTCGACCCGCAGACCAAACGGATCGAGCTGGCCCAGCCCACTGTCTACGGCGTGAAGCAGGGGAACCCATCGCCGCGACGCTACCGGGCCCTGAACGTACTGGAGGAACTCGACTCACCTGGCGAGTACTTCATTGACCGTGCGGCAGGCAGGCTGCTGTTCTGTCCGCCGGCGAAGCTGGCCGGCGCGCGGCTCGTGCTCTCGACGCTGAACGCGCCGATCGTCGAACTCAAGGACGCCAGCTACGTGACCTTCCGGGGCTTCACGATCGAGGCCGGCCTGGGCGACGGCGTGGCCATCTCCGGCGGCACGCAGAACGCTCTGCTGGCCTGCGAGGTGCGCAACGTGCGGCAGGTTGGCGTCAACATCGGGAGCGGCACGCGGCACCGCGTCGAGGCCTGCGACATCCACGATACCGGCACCGGCGGAGTCATCCTCGCCGGCGGCGACCGCAAGACCCTCACCCCCGGTGGCCACGAGGCCGTCAACAACCACATCTGGCGCTACTCGATCCACCAGCTCACCTACGCGAACGCCTTCCTGTGCCAGGGCGTGGGCCACCGCATGGCCCACAACCTGATCCACGACGCGCCCCACCAGGCCATCGGGGTGCACGGCAACGACCACATCTTCGAGTACAACATCGTCCACCACATCTGCACCGAGACAGACGACTGTGGGGCCTACTACAAGGGCCGCAACCCGTCGTGCCGGGGCAACATCGTGCGGTACAACTTCTGGCACAACATCGGCAGCCCGATGGGCCACGGCAATGCCGCGGTGTACTTCGACGACGGCGATGGCGGCGACTTCGTCATCGGCAACATCTTCTTCCGCTGCGGCGACCCGGGGAGGGGCTCCTTCGGCTCGGTCTTCTCCCACGGCGGCTTCGACCTGCTGGCCGACAACAACATCTTCCTGGAGTGCAAGCGCCCCCTGGGGTCGGCCCCCTGGCCGTACAAGCGCTACATGGACTTCCTGAAGGACCCCGGCTACCGGAAGCTGCTCGTGCAGGACGTGGACATCACCAGCGAGACCTACACGAAGCGCTACCCGGAGCTGGTGGGCTTCCTGGACATGCCCGAGACCCGACCGCGCGTGAGCAAGGCCACGCGCAATGTGCGCGCCATGTGCGCGGCGGTCAGCAGCGGCAGCTGGCAGGTGCCCGAGACCGACAACTGGATCACCGACCAGGACCCGGGCTTCGTGAACGCGGCGCGGGGCGACTTCCGTTTGCGCGCCGACGCCCCGGTCTTCAAGCACCTTCCCGGCTTCCAGCCCATCCCGTTCGCGCAGATGGGCCTGGTCAAGAGCGAACTGCGCCCGGTGCTGCCGGTCGAGCAGTGGACCTACCCGCCGCCCCAGCAGCTCCCGCCGCTGGCCGCGACGCGGGCTGCGGCCACGCCGGCCAAGACGACCCCGCCGCCGGTGTTCGTCGTGTCTCGAGCGACGGCTCCCGTCACTGTGGACGGGGTGATCGAGCCGGCCGAGTGGGGCGGCGCGAAGCCTGAGGCAGCGATGCTCCTGGCCCAGGATGTGAACGGCAGTCCGGCCTCCCGCCGCAGCCGCGCCTGGCTGGCCTACAGCGCCGATGCGCTCGTTGTCGCCATCACGAGCGACATCAACCCGGACACGAAGCTCGAGGGCAACCAGTGGGGGACCAATGATGCGGTGGAGGTGGCGCTGCAGGCCGCCAAGGGGAAGCCGATCTACGTGCTGCGGGGCTACCCGAACGGGCACCTGCAGTTCGGTCGGGCCCCCAACGGTGACGAGGAGCCGCTGACGATGGAGTCGGCGAGCATCGTCTACGCGGCGAAGTCGCCCCAGCGGGGGACGTGGGTGGCGGAGTTCAGCATCCCCTGGAAGATGCTGGAAGCCGAGCCCACGCCCGGCGCGCGCTTCGCCTTCAGTCTGAGCGTCCGCAAGGCCCTCGACGACCTGTGGCTGATGTGGGAGGGGACGCGCGCCCACTCGTACGACGTGAGCCGCGCGGGGATCATCGAGCTGGCGGAGTAG
- a CDS encoding family 10 glycosylhydrolase codes for MTHLDALNRPRRLVVQYDAHGQLGAPFDEWLAFRFHCMDTPGSMIDAIIWDIGWGSWAAYPSEVLPRFEHPGLKLWWDRGTEWVGELVRATHKRGLECFWNHRVSEVDINPLAGLDRETELMMDHMNPVKAAHPDWVLKTWWWQGLWNYAVPEVREHHLAIVRELADRYDLDGFQLDLARHIPCLPVGRQWELREGVTEFLRLVRAMLQETAARRGRPLLLGARIPNTLASCRADGFDVWAWAREGLVDMLTLGTRSMSVDIEGFRAVVGDTVKLQPCCDDHHATDGYRFQPLEFLRGVFANWWQQGADSVVTFNWGNAPAEVAEAALARWGRGTFNEAPSTHAEAYLEVGDARAMAGRDKVFAVERRGGYPWAEGAFNRNDDAPLPLALRHDGTPACLPIRVSDDLSRQAVQVRLRAVLFGAREGDTLAASLNGVPLPQPTVDFAWKDPQVFSPRPQPPSGGSGRYAADPDRRLLCLDFAVPPEACRVGPNEAELSIVNRLPYCCQEIVLERLEVHLTYGKRD; via the coding sequence ATGACCCACCTCGACGCCCTCAACCGCCCCCGCCGCCTCGTCGTTCAGTACGACGCCCACGGCCAGCTTGGCGCCCCCTTCGACGAGTGGCTCGCCTTCCGCTTCCACTGCATGGACACGCCCGGCAGCATGATAGACGCGATCATCTGGGACATCGGCTGGGGGAGCTGGGCCGCGTACCCTAGCGAGGTCCTGCCGCGTTTCGAGCATCCCGGCCTCAAGCTCTGGTGGGACCGGGGCACCGAGTGGGTGGGCGAGCTGGTGCGGGCCACCCACAAGCGCGGGCTCGAGTGCTTCTGGAACCACCGCGTCAGCGAGGTGGACATCAACCCCCTCGCGGGCCTCGACCGCGAGACCGAGCTGATGATGGACCACATGAACCCGGTCAAGGCCGCGCACCCGGATTGGGTCCTCAAGACCTGGTGGTGGCAGGGCCTGTGGAACTACGCCGTGCCCGAGGTGCGGGAGCACCACCTCGCCATTGTGCGCGAGCTGGCCGACCGGTACGACCTCGACGGCTTCCAGCTGGATCTGGCCCGCCACATCCCGTGCCTGCCGGTGGGGCGGCAGTGGGAACTGCGCGAGGGCGTGACCGAGTTCCTGCGCCTGGTCCGCGCCATGCTGCAGGAGACCGCGGCGCGACGCGGCAGGCCGTTGCTGCTGGGGGCACGCATCCCTAACACGCTCGCGAGTTGTCGCGCGGACGGCTTCGATGTGTGGGCATGGGCACGGGAGGGGCTGGTGGACATGCTCACGCTCGGTACGCGCTCCATGAGTGTGGACATCGAGGGCTTCCGCGCCGTCGTCGGCGACACAGTGAAGCTGCAGCCCTGCTGCGACGACCACCACGCGACCGACGGCTACCGCTTCCAGCCGCTCGAGTTCCTGCGCGGCGTGTTCGCCAACTGGTGGCAGCAGGGCGCGGACAGCGTCGTGACCTTCAACTGGGGCAATGCCCCGGCCGAGGTGGCCGAGGCGGCGCTGGCGCGCTGGGGCCGGGGCACCTTCAATGAGGCGCCCTCCACGCACGCGGAGGCCTACCTGGAGGTGGGCGACGCGCGGGCCATGGCGGGGCGGGACAAGGTCTTCGCGGTCGAGCGCCGCGGCGGGTACCCGTGGGCCGAGGGGGCCTTCAACCGCAATGACGACGCGCCGCTGCCCCTGGCCCTGCGCCACGACGGCACGCCGGCGTGCTTGCCGATCCGCGTGTCCGACGACCTGTCTCGCCAGGCGGTGCAGGTGCGGCTGCGCGCGGTGCTGTTCGGCGCGCGCGAGGGCGACACGTTGGCCGCCTCGCTCAACGGCGTGCCCCTGCCGCAGCCCACTGTGGACTTCGCCTGGAAGGACCCGCAGGTCTTCTCGCCCCGCCCCCAGCCGCCCTCGGGTGGCAGCGGCCGCTACGCAGCGGACCCCGACCGGCGCTTGCTGTGCCTGGACTTCGCCGTCCCGCCGGAGGCCTGTCGCGTCGGCCCCAACGAGGCCGAACTGAGCATCGTCAACCGGCTCCCCTACTGCTGCCAGGAGATCGTGCTGGAGAGGCTGGAGGTTCATCTCACCTACGGAAAGAGGGATTGA
- a CDS encoding SDR family oxidoreductase, with protein MNIKDKVILLTGGTSGIGEGCSRRYAELGARVVFASVQEAEGQALEAELKGQGYVADFVYCDVTCEDSVKALVQKALDLHGRIDCCHSNAGVWRQGKVTDFTEADYDFVFGVNVKGNFLLAKHVVAAMEQQDKPGVIVITTSVASQIGFPQHAMYCASKAALEAMIRCMCNDHAGKVRVVGVSPGTIDTPMLAATCAGWEQSKEEIYAEVAQKIPVRRLGQPLDIANAAAFLMSDEASYIDGTILVLDGGTLPLPPW; from the coding sequence ATGAACATCAAGGACAAGGTCATCCTGCTGACTGGCGGCACCTCCGGCATTGGCGAGGGCTGCAGCCGTCGCTATGCCGAGCTGGGCGCCAGGGTCGTCTTCGCCTCCGTCCAGGAGGCCGAGGGCCAGGCGCTCGAGGCCGAACTGAAGGGCCAGGGCTATGTCGCCGACTTCGTGTACTGCGACGTCACCTGCGAAGACAGCGTCAAGGCGCTGGTGCAGAAGGCGCTCGACCTGCACGGGCGGATTGACTGCTGCCACTCCAACGCTGGCGTCTGGCGGCAGGGCAAAGTGACCGACTTCACCGAGGCGGACTACGACTTCGTCTTCGGCGTGAACGTCAAGGGCAACTTCCTGCTGGCCAAGCACGTCGTGGCCGCCATGGAGCAGCAGGACAAGCCTGGCGTCATCGTCATTACCACCTCGGTCGCCTCGCAGATCGGCTTCCCCCAGCACGCCATGTACTGCGCCTCGAAGGCCGCGCTGGAAGCCATGATCCGCTGCATGTGCAACGACCACGCGGGGAAGGTGCGTGTCGTGGGTGTTTCGCCCGGGACGATTGACACGCCGATGCTGGCGGCCACATGCGCGGGGTGGGAGCAGTCCAAGGAAGAGATCTACGCCGAAGTCGCCCAGAAGATCCCGGTGCGCCGCCTCGGCCAGCCGCTGGACATCGCCAACGCCGCCGCCTTCCTGATGAGCGACGAGGCCAGCTACATTGACGGCACGATTCTCGTGCTCGACGGCGGGACGCTGCCCCTGCCGCCCTGGTAG
- a CDS encoding HigA family addiction module antitoxin: MVEAGLRYTPQTPVPPGEVLAELLEERGMTQAELARRTGLSKDHISRIIRGVSSVTFDTALALERVLQLSASFWVGMESTYQELRQRAAEADELSQAAEIVRQFPYAELVRYGYVAAATQVGRRAEQLLSFMGVASFESLLRQYPLTANLRVAAHRQPSPYALAAWLRMGELTAAEVSTAAYDEQALKAALPLLRQLTCSADASFQHTLRDLLAGCGVALCLVPHLSHTYAHGATQWIRPDKAVIELSLRGAYLDVLWFTLFHEIGHLLLRHSKKKVYISFDDPAEAPEEQEADLFAQETLIRSDALRQFRQRPYRLSRQSVLHFATEAGVGPGIVVGRLQHDGDLPPSHHNALRPKFTWGPPEASGDAGYRGR, encoded by the coding sequence ATGGTTGAGGCAGGCCTGCGGTACACGCCACAGACGCCGGTGCCCCCCGGCGAGGTGCTGGCCGAACTGCTGGAGGAGCGCGGAATGACGCAGGCGGAGCTGGCGCGCCGCACCGGGCTCTCTAAGGACCACATCAGCCGGATCATCCGCGGCGTGTCGTCGGTGACTTTCGACACGGCCCTGGCTCTGGAGCGGGTGCTGCAGCTCAGCGCCTCGTTCTGGGTGGGCATGGAGAGCACCTACCAGGAACTCCGGCAGCGAGCCGCCGAGGCGGATGAGCTGTCGCAGGCCGCCGAGATCGTGCGGCAGTTCCCGTATGCCGAGCTGGTCAGATACGGCTATGTCGCGGCCGCCACCCAGGTAGGTCGGCGAGCCGAGCAGTTGCTCAGCTTCATGGGCGTGGCCTCCTTTGAGTCGTTGCTGCGGCAGTACCCGTTGACCGCGAACCTGCGCGTCGCGGCTCACAGGCAGCCCTCGCCGTATGCCCTCGCCGCCTGGCTGCGCATGGGCGAGTTGACGGCGGCCGAGGTGTCCACCGCCGCCTACGACGAGCAGGCGCTCAAGGCCGCCCTGCCGCTGCTGCGGCAACTGACGTGCAGCGCCGACGCCTCCTTCCAGCATACGCTGCGCGACCTCCTGGCCGGCTGTGGGGTGGCCCTGTGTCTCGTGCCGCACCTGTCGCACACCTACGCACACGGGGCGACGCAGTGGATCCGGCCCGACAAGGCGGTGATCGAGCTGAGCCTCCGCGGGGCGTATCTGGATGTGCTCTGGTTCACGCTCTTCCACGAGATCGGCCACCTGCTACTGCGACACAGCAAGAAGAAGGTCTACATCAGCTTCGACGACCCCGCCGAGGCTCCCGAGGAACAGGAGGCCGATCTCTTCGCGCAAGAGACGCTCATTCGGTCCGACGCCCTCCGGCAGTTCCGCCAGCGTCCCTACCGCCTCAGCCGCCAGAGCGTGCTCCACTTCGCCACGGAGGCCGGGGTGGGGCCCGGCATCGTTGTGGGACGCCTGCAGCACGATGGCGACTTGCCTCCGTCGCACCACAACGCGTTGCGCCCCAAGTTCACTTGGGGGCCCCCGGAGGCGTCCGGGGACGCCGGCTATCGCGGTCGGTGA
- a CDS encoding killer suppression protein HigA, which produces MEVYFRDKRLQRLLSDPRECGRRYGADAARKVEVRLQTLAHAENLAQVFHAPGRCHPLKADRQGQYALDLRGGLRLVFAPANDPLPVRGDGAVDTDRVTVVVVLEVIDYHG; this is translated from the coding sequence ATGGAGGTCTACTTTCGTGACAAGCGCCTCCAGCGGCTGCTCAGCGACCCACGGGAGTGCGGGCGCAGGTACGGAGCGGACGCGGCGCGCAAGGTTGAGGTGAGACTGCAGACGCTGGCGCACGCTGAGAACCTGGCGCAGGTGTTCCATGCCCCGGGGCGCTGTCATCCCCTCAAGGCCGACCGACAAGGCCAGTACGCTCTGGACCTCAGAGGGGGGCTCCGCTTGGTATTCGCCCCGGCCAACGATCCGCTACCTGTCCGCGGCGACGGCGCCGTGGACACGGATCGGGTGACTGTTGTCGTGGTGCTGGAGGTGATTGACTACCATGGTTGA
- a CDS encoding HAD-IA family hydrolase, translating to MSRYTLQLATFDIAGTTLVDDNLVDRVFMAVFEAHRMPVPEAELVPFRGSSKRLIFDTMVARHGAPGLPATDRLMAEFEDELGAQLRRTAQAVPGTADTFAWLRAQGLKVALTTGFSRPTLLLVRELLGWTRDLVDAAICSDDVPEARPAPWMIYAAMQATGVPTAAAAMAVGDTPRDLQAGTNAGCGAVVGVLTGTGTAETLGRVRHTHLLPSVADIPDLIEREYRL from the coding sequence TTGAGCCGCTACACACTACAACTGGCCACCTTCGACATCGCCGGCACCACGCTGGTGGACGACAACCTGGTGGACCGCGTCTTCATGGCCGTCTTCGAGGCCCACCGGATGCCGGTGCCGGAGGCGGAGCTGGTGCCCTTCCGCGGCTCGTCCAAGCGCCTGATCTTCGACACCATGGTCGCCCGCCACGGCGCGCCGGGCTTGCCGGCGACGGACCGGTTGATGGCCGAGTTCGAGGATGAGCTGGGAGCACAGTTGCGCCGCACGGCCCAGGCCGTGCCGGGCACGGCCGACACCTTCGCCTGGCTGCGCGCGCAGGGCCTCAAAGTCGCCCTGACCACCGGCTTCAGTCGTCCGACGCTGCTGCTGGTGCGCGAGCTGCTCGGCTGGACGCGTGACCTGGTGGATGCGGCCATCTGCAGCGACGACGTGCCCGAGGCCCGGCCGGCCCCATGGATGATCTACGCCGCGATGCAAGCGACCGGCGTCCCCACGGCGGCGGCGGCCATGGCTGTGGGCGACACCCCGCGCGACCTGCAGGCCGGCACGAACGCCGGCTGCGGCGCGGTGGTCGGCGTACTCACCGGCACCGGCACCGCCGAGACGCTGGGCCGCGTGCGCCATACCCACCTGCTGCCCAGCGTCGCCGACATACCGGACCTCATCGAGAGGGAATACCGCCTGTAA
- a CDS encoding GNAT family N-acetyltransferase has protein sequence MPYRLVTHEQTPRLAEQLTALSNLAFAEYEGAPAVDAEFTRWYARRPGSTPGLCVAALDGDEMVANVLVAVQELSLGGEFIPCGIVDTVATHPDHRRHGLAHQLMDMAHDLMRRQSVEAGVLYTNPANHPYHFYTRLGYITRAQAAMLTGSRPAPAGDCDVRPMAADEAATVRTLVNDKYAAYEGFARLDGDLWRWHRVDRPAALPVQVIVAERAGRTVGTAALAGVSVLLDGRQTQVTVISDAVYDGAACLRDLLAAASQERLMALHDVRAPEHEALQQAGFTSAVGEVAMVLPFTDRARDLLSRPPTPWYVMVESVVGV, from the coding sequence ATGCCCTACCGCCTGGTTACCCACGAGCAGACGCCTCGTCTGGCCGAGCAGCTGACGGCGCTGTCGAACCTCGCCTTCGCCGAATACGAGGGCGCGCCGGCCGTGGATGCCGAGTTCACGCGCTGGTACGCCCGGCGGCCGGGCAGTACCCCGGGATTGTGCGTGGCGGCGTTGGACGGGGATGAGATGGTCGCCAACGTCCTGGTGGCCGTGCAGGAGTTGAGCCTGGGCGGCGAGTTCATCCCCTGCGGCATCGTGGACACGGTCGCGACCCATCCCGACCACCGGCGGCACGGTCTGGCCCATCAGCTCATGGACATGGCGCATGACCTGATGCGCCGGCAGAGCGTCGAGGCCGGCGTCCTGTACACCAACCCCGCCAACCATCCCTACCACTTCTACACGCGGCTGGGCTACATCACTCGGGCCCAGGCCGCCATGCTGACCGGCTCACGCCCGGCACCGGCAGGAGACTGCGACGTCCGACCGATGGCTGCCGACGAGGCAGCCACCGTCCGCACCCTCGTCAACGACAAGTATGCCGCCTACGAGGGCTTCGCCCGCCTGGATGGCGACCTGTGGCGCTGGCACCGGGTGGACCGGCCGGCCGCCCTGCCCGTGCAGGTAATCGTGGCCGAGCGTGCCGGCCGGACCGTGGGCACGGCGGCGCTGGCGGGGGTCTCAGTGCTGCTGGACGGCCGCCAGACGCAGGTGACCGTCATCTCGGACGCCGTCTACGATGGCGCAGCCTGCCTGCGTGATCTCCTGGCCGCCGCCTCACAGGAGCGCCTGATGGCCCTGCACGATGTGCGCGCCCCGGAGCACGAGGCCCTGCAGCAGGCCGGTTTCACCAGCGCCGTGGGCGAAGTGGCGATGGTCCTGCCCTTCACCGACCGGGCACGGGACCTGTTGTCTCGGCCGCCCACGCCCTGGTACGTCATGGTCGAATCCGTCGTGGGAGTGTAA
- a CDS encoding AAC(3) family N-acetyltransferase — translation MAQARVTQGDLITGLRGLGVRAGDLIFVHASLSRFGHVEGGARTVIEALLAAIGPSGTLAMPGFTFGLREEATPVFDVRHSPCWTGRTYELFRTEVATHRSHHATHSVCAAGPQAAALTADHGPAPCGATSPFRKLAAWGGGLLLLGVGHNSNTTFHAVEEQEQLPYFPLRQHPRVTIIDEEGQAHPLPTLLHAPTRRYDFNRMNTSLWEAGLQREAFIGDSLVRYLNAGDMFEHAVQAVRRDPETLVELGGQRLQVPVGRVEGQMVYA, via the coding sequence ATGGCACAAGCACGGGTGACTCAGGGTGACCTCATCACGGGCCTGCGCGGGCTGGGCGTGCGCGCGGGCGACCTCATCTTCGTCCACGCCTCGCTGAGCCGCTTTGGGCATGTCGAGGGCGGGGCTCGCACGGTCATCGAGGCCCTGCTCGCGGCGATCGGGCCGAGCGGGACCCTCGCCATGCCCGGCTTCACCTTCGGCCTGCGCGAGGAGGCGACCCCGGTCTTCGACGTGCGCCACAGTCCCTGCTGGACCGGCCGGACCTACGAGCTGTTCCGCACCGAGGTCGCGACCCACCGCAGCCACCATGCCACCCATTCGGTTTGCGCGGCGGGCCCGCAGGCCGCGGCCCTCACCGCCGACCACGGCCCGGCCCCCTGCGGAGCCACGAGCCCCTTCCGCAAGCTGGCCGCGTGGGGCGGCGGTCTCCTGCTGCTCGGCGTGGGCCACAACAGCAACACGACCTTCCACGCCGTCGAGGAGCAGGAGCAACTGCCGTACTTCCCCCTGCGGCAGCACCCCCGCGTCACGATCATTGACGAGGAGGGCCAGGCGCACCCCCTCCCCACGCTGCTGCACGCCCCTACCCGGCGCTATGACTTCAACCGCATGAACACGAGCCTGTGGGAGGCCGGGCTGCAGCGCGAGGCGTTCATCGGCGACTCCCTCGTGCGCTACCTGAACGCCGGCGACATGTTCGAACACGCGGTGCAGGCCGTGCGGCGCGACCCGGAGACCCTGGTGGAGCTCGGGGGGCAGCGCCTGCAGGTCCCCGTGGGGCGCGTCGAGGGCCAGATGGTCTACGCCTGA